CGATATGGTAATCATAGGACGCAGTCATGCTTCCAACTCCCGTGTTGAGATCTGCAAAACCCCAACAGGATAAGCCGAAAGGCTGGAAGCGTGACTGTCCCTCGATCATCATCGCCATCTCAATGATCCGTTCTCTCAGCGGGCGTGGCCTCTTTCATGCCACCTCCTGAAGCCGGTTCAACGGGTCAAGACATAGACGCGGTAGAGACCGTCCTCGACCTCGACCCCGTGCGTGTCATGGGTGAAGCCCGGGAACCTCAGGTCATAGGCCTCAAGCGCCTTGAGGTAACCGAGGACCGGACCATCGGCTGACCCGGCATTTTCGCCCGGCATCAGAAGCGGAATGCCCGGCGGATAGGGCACGACGCCCGTTGCGACCGTGCGGCCAGCCAACTGGTCGAGCGTCACCTGTTCCACCTCGCCACGCACCAGCCGCTCATAGGCGCGCACGGGGCTTAGGTCCGGATGCGGCAGCACGGAGAAACCGGCGGCCATATTCGCCGTGGTCTTCAGCTGGTCCATCGCCGAAAACATCGTGTCGGCGAGGTCCTTGAGGCCCATGCCGGCGTAACGTTCCGGGTGGTCTTCGATCAGCGACGGGATCGCCACTTCGAGGGTCAAGTTGGCGTCGTAGTCACGCTTGAAGTCGCAGAGCGCGCTGACCAGCGATCCCCATTTGCCCTTGGTGATGCCGAGCGAGAAGAGGAAGAGGATGGTGAAATCGGTCGTCTTCTCGACGACGATGCCGCGGGCGTCGAGGTAGGCTGTGACGAGGCTTGCTGGAATGCCGACGGGCATCAGCCCGCCGCCGGGCGCAACACCCGGGGTGACGATCGAGACCTTGATCGGGTCGAGCATGCAATAGCCGTCCTCGATCTCGCCGAAGCCGTGCCACGCTGCACCGGGCTTCAGCACCCAGCAGGACGGATCGGTCGAGAGCGATTCCGGCGAGGCTTCATGGAAGGGGCTGGTGCGACCGGTCTTCGGGTCGCGCACCGTATCTGGCTGCCAGCAATCGAAGAACCAGTCGCCGCGCTCGGCAGCATCATTGGCAAGCCGCGACATCATCAGGCGGAAGGCGACGGCTTCCTCGACCGATTCATTGGTGAGCGCCGACCCGCCGGGCCCGTCCATCATCGCTGCCGAGACGTCGTTCGAGGCGATGATCGCATAGTTCGGCGAGGTCGAGGCGTGCATCATGAACGTCTCGTTGAAGATCCCGTGCGGGATCGGCTTGCGGCCGTCGCGCACGTGGATGAAGGAGGCTTGAGAAAGGGCAGCCAGCAGTTTGTGCGTCGACTGCGTGGCGAAGACCGTCGGCTTGTTCGCGGTGTGTGCCTTCGGGTCGCCATGCATTGCATGTCGGTCGCGATAGATCGGGTTGAAGCGGGCGTAGCCGTACCAGGCCTCGTCGAAATGCAGCCGGTCGACGCTGGCGCCGAGCAGGTCTTCGACGCGGGTGACGTTGTAACAGAGGCCGTCATAGGTGGAGTTGGTGATGATGGCGTGCTTGGGCTCCTTGTCCGAAAGGTCGGCCGCAAGCGGGTTCTGGTCGATAGCCTTGCGGATCGCGACCGCCGTCAGCCGTTCTGGTGGGATCGGGCCGATGATGCCGTAGTGGTTCCGGGTCGGCACCAGATAGGTCGGCACGGCGCCCGACATGGTCATCGCGTGTTCGGCGGACTTGTGGCAATTGCGGTCGCACAGCGCGATCTGGTCGCGGCTGACGCTCGCCATCAGGATGACGCGGTTGGACGTCGAGGAGCCGTTGGTGACGTGATAGCTGCGGTGCGAGCCGAAAACGCGGGCGGCGTATTTTTCACTGGCGCCGATCGGCCCGGAATGGTCGAGCAGCGATCCGAGTTCGCCGACCGAAATCGAGAGGTCCGAACGTAAAAGCGGCTCACCGAAGAACTCGAAGAAGGCGCGGCCAGGCGGCGACTTCAGGAAGCCGGTGCCGCCGGTGTGGCCCGGCGTGTGCCAGGAATACTCATGAACCTGGGAGAACTGGGCGAGTGCCTTGAACATCGGCGGCAGCACGGTGGAGCGGTAGCGCTCGATCGCCGCCTGGATGCGCCCGCCGACGAAGTCCATCGTGTCTTCGAGCATCCACACGAAGTCGTCGACCTTCGCCATGATGTCGGCCGGCACTGTGGAGGCGACGCTGCGATCGGCAAGCAGCAGCAGCGGAACGGTGCCGTTGCGCTTGCGCAGGGCCTCGACCACCTCGATGGACTGCTCGTGGCCGTCGGGGCCGAGGTCCCAGTCGACAAGGACGCACTGGAGCGCGGGGTCGGAGCGGATGACCGCTATGCCGTCATCGGCGCTTTCTGCTGTCACCACTTCTATCTGGCGGCGCTCGAGTTCCGCAATCAGCGATCGCACGGCGCGACCGGCCGCACTTTCCTCGCTGATCTCGTCATCCAGAACGAGTGCTTTCA
The nucleotide sequence above comes from Ensifer adhaerens. Encoded proteins:
- a CDS encoding Orn/Lys/Arg decarboxylase N-terminal domain-containing protein, whose amino-acid sequence is MNTLNRGHRRLGMKALVLDDEISEESAAGRAVRSLIAELERRQIEVVTAESADDGIAVIRSDPALQCVLVDWDLGPDGHEQSIEVVEALRKRNGTVPLLLLADRSVASTVPADIMAKVDDFVWMLEDTMDFVGGRIQAAIERYRSTVLPPMFKALAQFSQVHEYSWHTPGHTGGTGFLKSPPGRAFFEFFGEPLLRSDLSISVGELGSLLDHSGPIGASEKYAARVFGSHRSYHVTNGSSTSNRVILMASVSRDQIALCDRNCHKSAEHAMTMSGAVPTYLVPTRNHYGIIGPIPPERLTAVAIRKAIDQNPLAADLSDKEPKHAIITNSTYDGLCYNVTRVEDLLGASVDRLHFDEAWYGYARFNPIYRDRHAMHGDPKAHTANKPTVFATQSTHKLLAALSQASFIHVRDGRKPIPHGIFNETFMMHASTSPNYAIIASNDVSAAMMDGPGGSALTNESVEEAVAFRLMMSRLANDAAERGDWFFDCWQPDTVRDPKTGRTSPFHEASPESLSTDPSCWVLKPGAAWHGFGEIEDGYCMLDPIKVSIVTPGVAPGGGLMPVGIPASLVTAYLDARGIVVEKTTDFTILFLFSLGITKGKWGSLVSALCDFKRDYDANLTLEVAIPSLIEDHPERYAGMGLKDLADTMFSAMDQLKTTANMAAGFSVLPHPDLSPVRAYERLVRGEVEQVTLDQLAGRTVATGVVPYPPGIPLLMPGENAGSADGPVLGYLKALEAYDLRFPGFTHDTHGVEVEDGLYRVYVLTR